In a single window of the Neospora caninum Liverpool complete genome, chromosome VIIa genome:
- a CDS encoding putative 3',5'-cyclic phosphodiesterase, translating to MPTESPSTAAADALCAAGVDSPAEPSAPKRGEVPVQPTSSSDSLRQPGPPASAEASTGVSRRQRLFPQHAKDAEPPADAPPQKPRACGVSRKTGSPAHRSPLAALTSFAFGAQHASRKQTGGDLEAPASSMESCGNCGSGSLRSPGIIMESVDEDDELDAGAGSLSFTFSSQWNSREGGSSFVSEPVPWRVKWENAPRTVTRQGDATVARGTYNMASLRSPPMSCIVSMEEKTVPVTEDWHSGEGVGVVKAAEPRKNSGQGAKVIRFREADSEVSAPTFSDPPSLSHDVGQRELDLEDRRSNGEAFVPMRFFEGEEDEEEEESKRAVGRSETGDPGWHGMRWRWRSMWRFVKAINNDEATMKHAAGPYCLLRGCDLKCFPLSFKERRAECEYRNFNVCRVPLRLVIMFPILCAIYAVSYGTCRRFCSDCYLAAPFEGELVVSILLLTVATLGAHLYLLYNHLELFVVLSLCLLSTYRSAMRIATLAGAVRDPAGFRVIFPYYGINGILESFLLCFTIVTFLGVRFAYALWATLCFLACAAPIAILSLHLSVQLVQDPERVWSDWEALLHVLPFLLIILMLVSAYYEERKKRILFWNLRTADSRLTLLEHQVQHRRYKRQAVMGTPFDCILSNLSEALEQLKKPKAVDREEIFAVIQESLNMLTTSENVYQVQAAYVDNDFTRSFIRDLRMHSRDVSDFAVSRLNTLATRRRSVASGKAEASRTELLEDIGNAWDANMFMLRMKVSRPLVEVCHLSICLLEMLRLRESLGDLEEASLIIATLCHDIAHPGRNNNFMVNANTPLALTYNDISVLENMHASLTFRLLRDPRLNLLNHLQREAYRSFRMTVIELILSTDMKTHFEQITNFRVRRQKDEFDPISNYDDRQKVLSMIIKSADIGHGTLPWADHERWCELVVQEFYEQGDEEKRMGLAVSFLCDRNQHDTEFFKSQVGFLDFVVKPLYEELAALETQLNLNPELPIEKICLKNLHENISEWQKKDAERQAVLGDSGAPEETA from the exons ATGCCAACAGAGTCTCCGTCGACTGCGGCTGCAGACGCACTGTGCGCTGCCGGCGTGGACAGCCCCGCGGAGCCCAGCGCTCCCAAGCGAGGCGAAGTTCCCGTTCAGCCGACGTCAAGTTCGGACTCTTTACGTCAGCCTGGCCCTCCCGCGTCGGCCGAGGCTTCGACTGGCGTGTCTCGCCGCCAGAGGCTCTTCCCTCAGCATGCGAAGGATGCTGAACCCCCCGCGGACGCGCCGCCCCAGAAGCCTCGGGCGTGCGGGGTGTCGCGAAAGACGGGATCTCCCGCGCACCGCTCGCCGCTCGCTGCGCTGACCTCGTTCGCGTTTGGAGCCCAGCACGCGTCGAGAAAGCAGACTGGAGGCGACCTGGAGGCGCCTGCGAGCTCGATGGAGTCGTGTGGAAACTGCGGATCCGGTTCCCTGAGGTCTCCAGGGATAATCATGGAGAGCGTGGACGAAGATGACGAGTTGGACGCCGGCGCAGGCAGCCTCAGCTTCACCTTCTCGTCGCAGTGGAACAGTCGTGAGGGTGGCAgctcctttgtctccgagCCGGTCCCTTGGCGGGTGAAGTGGGAGAACGCGCCTCGGACCGTCACGAGGCAGGGCGACGCGACCGTCGCGAGAGGAACCTACAACATggcgtctctgcgcagcCCGCCAATGAGTTGCATCGTCTCGATGGAGGAGAAGACCGTCCCGGTGACGGAGGATTGGCACAGCGGGGAGGGAGTCGGCGTAGTGAAGGCAGCGGAGCCCCGCAAGAACTCCGGGCAGGGCGCAAAGGTTATCCGCTTTCGAGAGGCCGACAGCGAAGTCTCCGCGCCGACCTTTTCCGATCCGCCCTCGCTCAGTCACGACGTCGGCCAGCGAGAGTTGGACCTCGAGGACAGGCGCAGCAACGGCGAGGCCTTCGTCCCCATGCGTTTTttcgaaggcgaagaagacgaagaggaggaggaatCCAAAAGAG CGGTCGGGCGGAGCGAGACCGGCGACCCAGGCTGGCACGGCATGCGCTGGCGATGGCGGTCGATGTGGCGCTTCGTAAAGGCCATCAACAACGACGAGGCGACGATGAAGCACGCCGCGGGACCGTACTGCCTTCTCCGGGGCTGCGACTTGAagtgctttcctctctcgttcaaGGAACGGCGTGCGGAATGCGAATACCGAAACTTCAACGTTTGCCGCGTGCCGCTCCGCCTCGTGATCATGTTTCCGATTCTCTGCGCGATCTACGCTGTCAGCTACGGCACCTGTCGCCGGTTCTGTTCCGACTGCTACTTGGCTGCGCCCTTCGAGGGGGAACTTGTCGTGTCGATTCTGCTCCTCACCGTCGCCACGCTCGGCGCGCATTTGTACCTCCTCTACAACCATCTGGAGCTGTttgttgttctctctctctgtctc CTGTCGACGTATCGCTCGGCGATGCGCATTGCCACGCTTGCGGGGGCGGTCCGCGATCCCGCGGGCTTCCGCGTCATTTTCCCGTACTACGGCATCAATGGCATCCTCGAgagctttctcctctgcttcacCATCGTGACGTTTCTTGGCGTGAG ATTTGCGTACGCGCTGTGGGCGAcgctctgcttcctcgcgtgcGCCGCGCCGATCGCCATTCTCTCGCTGCATTTGTCCGTCCAGCTCGTCCAGGACCCGGAACGCGTCTGGTCCGACTGGGAAGCCCTCTTGCATgtgcttccgtttctcctcatCATCCTCatgctcgtctccgcctactacgaggaaagaaaaaaacgcattCTCTTCTGGAACCTCAGA ACTGCGGATTCGCGCTTGACGCTGCTGGAGCATCAGGTTCAGCACAGACGCTACAAGCGCCAGGCGGTCATGGGCACGCCGTTTGACTGCATTTTGAGCAATCTCTCAGAG GCTCTGGAGCAactgaagaagccgaaggccGTGGACCGGGAGGAGATTTTCGCTGTGATTCAGGAATCTTTGAACATGCTGACGACGTCTGAGAATGTGTACCAAGTCCAGGCGGCGTACGTTGACAAC GATTTCACGCGCTCCTTCATTCGCgacctgcgcatgcacagtcGGGACGTCTCCgacttcgccgtctcgcggTTGAACACTCTCGCAACTCGCAGGCGCTCAGTTGCCTCAGGCAAAGCGGAGGCATCT CGGACAGAGCTGCTGGAGGATATCGGGAACGCGTGGGACGCCAACATGTTCATG CTCAGGATGAAGGTTTCGCGGCCTCTCGTCGAG GTTTGCCATTTGTCCATCTGCCTCCTCGAGATGCTCCGTCTCCGAGAGTC GCTGGGTGAcctggaggaggcgagccTTATCATCGCGACGCTGTGCCACGACATA gcgCACCCCGGCAGAAACAACAATTTTATGGTGAACGCGAAcacgcctctcgctctcacGTACAACGATATCTCCGTCCTCGAAAACATGCATGCGTCCCTCACCTTCAGGTTGCTCCGGGA TCCCCGACTGAACCTGCTGAACCACCTGCAACGTGAGGCCTACCGCTCGTTCCGGATGACGGTGATCGAGTTGATTCTCTCTACAGACATGAAGACCCATTTCGAACAAATCACGAACTTCCGAGTCAGAAGACAAAAGGATGAATTTGACCCGATCAGCAATTACGATGATAGACA AAAAGTTTTGTCCATGATCATCAAGTCCGCCGACATCGGCCACGGCACTCTGCCCTGGGCTGACCACGAACGCTGGTGCGAACTAGTCGTTCAGGAGTTCTACGAACAG GGGGATGAGGAAAAGCGGATGGGCCTGGCGGTGTCTTTCTTGTGTGATCGAAACCAGCACGACACAGAGTTCTTCAAATCCCAAGTCGGATTCCTTGATTTCGTTGTCAAA CCGCTGTACGAGGAGCTCGCGGCACTTGAGACGCAGTTGAATCTGAATCCTGAGCTGCCGATTGAGAAGATTTGTTTGAAGAATCTCCACGAGAACATTTCGGAGTGGCAGAAGAAGGATGCCGAGCGACAGGCGGTTCTCGGCGACAGTGGAGCcccagaagagacagcctAG